Proteins from a single region of Candidatus Falkowbacteria bacterium:
- a CDS encoding four helix bundle protein: MEKKYLDLNDISAYGSALEISNYVWKIIFEWEYFAKNTVGLQWARAIDSMSANIAEGFGRYTKKDKIKYYRYSFGSLKESQDWLEKAYYRKLILEEQYKYIKSALEKMPREINHLIKYTNEKLAI, from the coding sequence ATGGAGAAAAAATATTTAGACTTGAATGATATCAGTGCCTATGGTAGTGCGCTTGAAATATCAAACTATGTTTGGAAAATTATATTTGAATGGGAATACTTTGCTAAAAACACGGTTGGCCTTCAGTGGGCAAGAGCAATTGATTCAATGTCAGCAAATATTGCAGAAGGGTTTGGTAGATATACGAAGAAAGATAAAATAAAATATTACCGATATAGTTTCGGTTCGTTAAAGGAGTCACAGGATTGGCTGGAAAAAGCGTATTATAGGAAATTAATTTTAGAAGAGCAATATAAGTATATTAAAAGTGCATTAGAAAAAATGCCTCGAGAAATAAATCATTTAATTAAGTATACAAACGAAAAATTAGCAATATAA
- the recJ gene encoding single-stranded-DNA-specific exonuclease RecJ gives MSKKWKLRKEASSEFKLKFADLHPVIIQLLYNRGIQSQSDVDLFFEPAYGSMHDPFKFKDMEKAVERILQAIEKKEKILIHGDYDADGVTSSAILYRTFKLLGADVETFIPHREKDGYGINVNNVNNFIVQGVQLFITVDCGITNVDEVALLNEKGVDVIITDHHEPPEIIPDAYAILDPKVADSGYPFRELAGAGVAYKVVQAILSDESKIPASEFQKYGGVEGYQKWILDIVAIGTVADVAPLVNENRILVKWGLIVLAQTKWPGLKSLLDLIKPKNIDSFTIGFQIAPRLNAAGRLNHAKLAYELLVTEDQADADKIASELQENNVNRQRIIEKSLAEAKGQVTAIEDQKVIFAFSEDWLPGIIGLIAGRLSDEFYRPVLAMTVSGNKIIGSGRSIDGFDMIQSLRSVESFFARYGGHAGACGFTLAEIPIREKFQKTYYSIVEKKLSEIDLSPSLWIDREIEISEISFELLKQIVELSPFGEGNDRPLFKINNLQIVSADRIGKLKTHLRMSVKQHTPIIYKMLWFGKAKEWFEKLKVGATIDVVCELGINEWNGRREFEFKVQDLKISDK, from the coding sequence ATGAGTAAAAAATGGAAACTGAGAAAAGAGGCAAGTTCTGAATTTAAATTGAAATTTGCTGACCTTCATCCAGTAATCATACAACTATTATATAACAGGGGAATACAAAGTCAATCAGATGTTGACTTATTTTTTGAACCTGCTTACGGGAGCATGCATGATCCCTTTAAGTTCAAGGACATGGAGAAGGCAGTTGAGCGAATCTTGCAGGCTATTGAAAAGAAAGAAAAAATCCTTATTCACGGTGATTATGATGCGGATGGAGTAACGAGCTCTGCCATTCTATATAGAACTTTTAAGTTGTTGGGTGCGGACGTAGAAACCTTTATTCCTCATAGAGAAAAGGATGGTTACGGTATAAATGTTAACAATGTGAACAACTTTATTGTTCAGGGTGTGCAATTATTTATCACAGTTGATTGTGGTATAACAAATGTTGATGAAGTGGCACTTCTAAATGAAAAAGGGGTAGATGTGATAATTACAGATCATCATGAACCACCAGAAATTATACCGGACGCCTATGCAATTTTGGATCCTAAAGTTGCAGATAGTGGTTATCCGTTTAGGGAGTTGGCTGGAGCTGGAGTGGCGTATAAAGTAGTTCAAGCAATTTTGAGCGATGAATCAAAAATACCGGCTTCAGAGTTTCAAAAATATGGCGGTGTTGAGGGATACCAAAAGTGGATATTAGATATTGTGGCAATTGGGACAGTAGCAGATGTGGCTCCTCTGGTTAATGAAAATCGTATCTTAGTGAAGTGGGGATTGATTGTATTAGCTCAAACTAAATGGCCAGGATTGAAAAGTCTGTTAGATTTAATTAAACCCAAAAACATAGATTCATTTACTATTGGATTTCAAATTGCACCAAGACTCAATGCCGCGGGAAGATTGAACCATGCTAAATTGGCTTATGAGTTACTAGTGACTGAAGATCAGGCAGACGCTGATAAAATTGCCAGTGAACTTCAGGAAAATAATGTAAACCGTCAACGTATAATAGAAAAATCTTTAGCCGAAGCTAAAGGGCAAGTCACGGCTATTGAGGACCAAAAAGTTATATTTGCTTTTAGTGAAGATTGGTTGCCTGGTATTATCGGTTTAATTGCCGGTCGTCTGAGTGATGAATTTTACCGCCCAGTTTTGGCAATGACGGTTTCTGGTAACAAAATAATCGGCTCAGGACGAAGTATAGACGGCTTTGATATGATTCAGAGTTTGAGGAGTGTGGAATCTTTTTTTGCTCGCTATGGAGGTCATGCCGGGGCTTGTGGGTTTACGCTTGCTGAAATCCCGATCCGTGAGAAATTTCAAAAGACGTACTATAGCATAGTGGAAAAGAAACTTTCAGAAATTGATCTGAGCCCGAGCTTGTGGATTGATAGAGAAATTGAAATATCAGAAATTAGCTTTGAGTTATTAAAACAGATCGTGGAACTGTCTCCATTTGGGGAAGGGAATGATCGCCCATTATTTAAAATTAATAATTTGCAAATTGTCAGCGCAGATCGAATCGGAAAACTAAAGACTCATTTACGTATGTCAGTAAAGCAACACACCCCAATAATTTACAAAATGCTCTGGTTTGGCAAGGCTAAAGAATGGTTTGAGAAGTTGAAGGTAGGTGCTACAATAGATGTGGTTTGCGAATTGGGAATTAATGAGTGGAATGGTCGTCGCGAATTTGAATTCAAAGTTCAAGATTTAAAAATAAGTGATAAATAG
- a CDS encoding GxxExxY protein, with translation MAINNVNVDEKYVYSELSHDIIGAAYDVQNKIGVGHPEKTYQKALGAELFRRGRTYREQVTVTLKYENIVDIKRRFDFIVEEKVVVELKVGPHIGRSDFLQINEYLKMSKMQLGLIILFSSKGVKVRRVINIK, from the coding sequence ATGGCCATAAATAATGTAAATGTTGATGAAAAATATGTGTATTCAGAATTGAGCCATGATATTATTGGTGCAGCATATGATGTACAAAATAAAATTGGTGTTGGGCATCCGGAAAAAACATATCAAAAAGCCTTAGGCGCAGAACTTTTCAGAAGGGGAAGAACGTATAGAGAACAAGTTACAGTTACATTAAAATATGAGAATATTGTAGATATAAAGAGAAGATTTGATTTTATAGTTGAGGAAAAAGTAGTTGTTGAATTAAAAGTTGGACCACATATCGGTCGAAGTGATTTTCTACAAATTAATGAATACCTTAAGATGTCCAAGATGCAGTTAGGATTAATTATTCTTTTTTCAAGCAAGGGCGTTAAAGTTCGTCGTGTTATTAACATAAAGTAA
- the pilM gene encoding type IV pilus assembly protein PilM: MGLFSKESPMDTNYLGVDIGGSSIKMVELTNNNGRAQLVTYGFLERSLKGGSAKLIDDTDKTAELIKQVLKKSKVLTKRAVTALPAPAVFSSIISLSEISKKDLSSPKKVTAAVEWEAKKVLPLPLEEMILDWKVIGDDKALKENKGETIKNLQVLLTGAAKEVVQKYIEIFKKAGLDLISLETEAFALARSLVGKDKSTVILVDIGAVNTDISVIENSIPLLNRSVSVGGLGITKRITETLNVSIEQGEQFKRDLAGNTEVLGEGETLPELIQRPVQAIVDEIEYTINFYLEQPDNKDKKIERIVLSGGTANLFNLPQYFTDKVGVRTFIGNPWARVIYPEELKPVLEEVGPRLATALGLAMRDIE; the protein is encoded by the coding sequence ATGGGCTTATTTTCCAAAGAGTCACCAATGGACACTAATTATTTAGGCGTAGACATTGGAGGCAGTAGCATAAAGATGGTTGAATTAACCAATAACAATGGACGAGCACAGTTAGTGACTTATGGCTTTTTGGAGCGCTCACTCAAGGGAGGCAGTGCTAAGTTGATTGATGACACAGACAAAACAGCTGAGTTAATTAAACAGGTTTTGAAGAAAAGTAAAGTTTTGACAAAACGGGCAGTTACGGCTTTGCCTGCTCCAGCAGTTTTTAGTTCAATTATTTCTCTTAGTGAGATTAGCAAAAAGGATTTAAGTTCACCTAAGAAAGTTACGGCTGCTGTGGAGTGGGAGGCAAAAAAAGTTTTACCTTTACCATTGGAAGAAATGATTTTGGATTGGAAGGTGATTGGTGACGACAAGGCTCTAAAAGAAAATAAAGGAGAAACTATAAAAAATCTACAAGTTTTGTTAACTGGAGCAGCGAAAGAAGTGGTACAAAAGTATATTGAAATTTTTAAAAAAGCTGGATTGGACCTAATCAGTTTGGAGACTGAAGCTTTTGCTTTGGCCCGTTCTTTGGTCGGCAAGGACAAATCAACTGTGATTTTAGTTGATATTGGAGCTGTTAATACTGATATTTCAGTTATTGAAAATTCGATCCCATTGCTCAATCGGAGTGTGAGTGTTGGTGGTTTAGGAATTACAAAAAGAATAACAGAAACCTTAAACGTTAGTATTGAACAAGGCGAACAGTTCAAAAGGGATTTAGCAGGTAATACTGAAGTTTTGGGTGAAGGTGAAACTTTACCAGAACTAATTCAGCGACCGGTCCAGGCAATTGTAGATGAAATTGAGTATACAATAAATTTTTATTTAGAACAGCCAGATAATAAGGATAAAAAAATAGAAAGAATCGTATTGTCAGGTGGTACAGCAAATTTATTTAATTTACCACAGTATTTCACTGACAAGGTTGGTGTAAGGACTTTTATTGGTAATCCTTGGGCCAGAGTAATTTATCCTGAGGAATTGAAACCAGTTTTAGAAGAGGTTGGTCCACGTTTAGCAACTGCGCTTGGATTAGCTATGCGCGATATTGAATAA
- the murJ gene encoding murein biosynthesis integral membrane protein MurJ has protein sequence MLRKLLSTKFSSIASAAVVIAAAGLLSRILGLVRDRILAGQFGAGNELDVYYAAFRVPDLVYNLIVLGALSAGFIPIFIGLIKDEEKVSYKVNQVAWDLVNNILNILALFLFGACLILAVFSPWLVPIITPGFSGEKLQLTIGLTRLMFFSPILLGLSGVFGGVLQSFKRFIVFSLAPVMYNLGIIFGALFLVEDFGIYGLAIGVIIGAVLHLLIQIPTVFRLGFVYRPIIRFKDSNFLKIIRMMGPRILGLASTQVNLIVFTIFASTLAAGSLTVFNLASNLQSLPIGLFGVSFAIAAFPVLSKSFSSNNKKEFNETFQSTFKQILFFVVPFSILLIILRVQIVRVVLGSGKFDWQDTILTANSLGLFSLSLFAQALLPLLARVFYARHNTVLPFWAAFVSLVVNVGLSWWLMQEMGVLGLALGFSISSIVNLVILTAFAGHKIKDIFHDGIIKSLAKISFASLLMGVAAQSMKTWVGSLVDMQRFWGVFSQGLIAGLVGLLVFVIVGYLVKSEELMNFMAGLKKKLFKTVKIEKEGIGDLS, from the coding sequence ATGTTACGAAAACTCTTATCAACTAAATTCAGTTCAATCGCCTCAGCCGCTGTAGTGATCGCCGCGGCTGGTTTGTTATCTAGAATTTTAGGTTTAGTTAGAGATCGTATTTTGGCAGGTCAGTTTGGTGCAGGTAATGAATTGGACGTGTATTATGCAGCTTTTCGAGTTCCAGATTTAGTTTATAATTTAATTGTTTTGGGCGCTTTATCTGCAGGATTTATTCCGATTTTTATTGGTTTAATTAAAGATGAAGAAAAAGTCAGCTATAAAGTAAATCAAGTTGCTTGGGATTTGGTAAATAATATTCTAAATATTCTGGCTCTATTCTTGTTTGGGGCTTGTTTGATTCTGGCTGTGTTCAGTCCTTGGTTGGTTCCAATCATAACCCCAGGTTTTAGTGGTGAGAAATTACAATTAACCATTGGGCTAACACGACTAATGTTTTTTAGCCCAATTTTATTAGGATTAAGTGGCGTGTTTGGTGGTGTTTTGCAATCGTTCAAACGTTTTATTGTTTTTTCTTTAGCCCCAGTAATGTATAATTTAGGAATAATTTTTGGAGCCTTGTTTTTAGTGGAGGATTTTGGTATTTATGGATTGGCGATCGGTGTAATCATTGGGGCCGTTTTGCATTTGTTAATTCAAATTCCAACCGTTTTTCGTCTAGGGTTTGTTTATCGACCGATTATAAGGTTCAAAGATTCAAATTTTTTAAAAATAATTAGAATGATGGGTCCACGTATTTTAGGTTTAGCTAGTACCCAGGTGAACTTAATTGTATTTACAATTTTTGCATCTACTTTAGCTGCCGGGAGTTTAACTGTTTTTAATTTAGCTAGCAATTTACAAAGTTTGCCAATAGGTTTGTTTGGAGTTTCTTTTGCCATTGCCGCCTTTCCCGTTTTGTCCAAATCTTTTAGTTCTAATAACAAAAAAGAGTTCAATGAAACTTTTCAATCAACATTTAAACAAATTTTATTTTTTGTAGTCCCATTTTCTATATTATTAATAATTCTTCGAGTGCAAATTGTGCGTGTTGTTTTGGGTTCAGGAAAATTTGATTGGCAAGATACAATTTTAACGGCCAACTCTTTGGGTTTATTCAGTCTAAGCTTATTTGCGCAAGCATTGTTGCCACTATTAGCTAGAGTGTTTTATGCCCGTCACAACACAGTTTTACCCTTTTGGGCAGCTTTTGTCAGTTTGGTGGTGAATGTTGGGTTGAGTTGGTGGTTAATGCAAGAAATGGGAGTACTTGGCTTGGCCCTTGGTTTCTCAATCAGTTCAATCGTGAATTTGGTGATTTTAACTGCTTTTGCTGGTCATAAAATTAAAGACATATTTCATGATGGTATAATCAAGTCATTAGCTAAAATTTCTTTTGCTTCGCTTTTAATGGGCGTAGCTGCTCAATCCATGAAAACCTGGGTAGGTTCGCTCGTGGATATGCAAAGATTTTGGGGAGTATTTTCTCAGGGCTTAATCGCTGGTTTGGTTGGTTTGTTGGTTTTTGTTATTGTTGGTTATCTTGTTAAGTCTGAAGAGTTAATGAATTTTATGGCAGGTTTGAAAAAGAAACTGTTCAAAACAGTTAAAATTGAAAAAGAGGGGATTGGAGATTTGAGTTAA
- a CDS encoding acetate--CoA ligase family protein encodes MLNSFFSPKSIAIIGASGEKQKLGYTILKNVIDYKFKGKIYPINLKSKAILGLKAFKSVKEIPGKVDLAVFVIPAPFVNSVLIECGEKGIHNAIIITAGFKEVGKQGQKMEEQLIATAKKYKINILGPNCLGLLDSTINLNASFAEGMISPGNVAFMSQSGAICTAMLDWARLKNFGFSRFISLGNKSGINENDLIEFFIKDKKTKVVLAYLEGFADGQKFMKLAKKLSAIKPLIIVKSGQSAEGQAAIASHTGSLAGANEAVNAAFTQTNTLRAEGLADLFNLIKLFSGDYQMVGNKVAIVANAGGPGVLTTDAIANSCLELVKFQKATTAKLKKELPSTANIHNPVDVIGDARADRYEVAIKSVLNDKGVDGLITILTPQTVTEINKTAEVIIEYSKKTKKPIVTSFIGGQKVDSGIKLLEQNNVPHYLYPETAVRSLEKFYLYNKNNQTKQSFVKIQVSENKKNQIKKILNKADGSVDFQECEKILKAYDIPVINSGLATSSVEAGKFAEKFGYPIAMKVISKDIIHKSDAGGVKIKLQDKKQVMTAYNEILKNCKKYKKNAKIDGVLLQPMVKGGKEIIFGLKRDPQFGPLIMFGLGGVYVEVLKDVAFRLAPLSKQQAKKMVQEIKSYKLLTGVRGEKACNIDSIENTILKISQLAIDFSEIQEMDINPAFVGEKGLNVVDVRILV; translated from the coding sequence ATGCTGAATTCTTTTTTTAGTCCGAAATCAATTGCAATAATTGGAGCCTCAGGTGAAAAACAAAAACTGGGCTATACAATTTTAAAAAACGTAATCGATTATAAGTTTAAAGGAAAGATTTACCCAATAAATTTAAAAAGCAAAGCAATTCTTGGCTTAAAAGCTTTTAAAAGTGTAAAAGAAATACCAGGCAAAGTAGATTTGGCTGTTTTTGTTATTCCAGCTCCGTTTGTTAATTCAGTATTGATTGAATGTGGGGAAAAGGGGATTCATAATGCTATTATTATAACTGCAGGTTTTAAGGAAGTGGGTAAGCAAGGCCAAAAAATGGAAGAACAATTAATTGCCACAGCGAAAAAGTATAAAATCAACATTTTAGGTCCGAATTGTTTAGGATTACTTGATTCAACTATTAATTTAAATGCTTCATTTGCCGAAGGTATGATTTCTCCGGGTAATGTAGCTTTTATGTCCCAGTCTGGGGCAATTTGCACCGCCATGTTGGATTGGGCTAGGTTAAAAAATTTCGGATTTTCTAGATTTATAAGTTTAGGGAATAAAAGTGGCATTAATGAAAATGACTTAATTGAATTTTTTATAAAAGATAAGAAAACTAAAGTTGTATTGGCTTACCTGGAGGGCTTTGCTGATGGCCAGAAGTTCATGAAATTAGCGAAAAAATTATCAGCAATAAAGCCTTTGATAATTGTTAAATCAGGACAATCCGCAGAAGGACAGGCAGCCATTGCTTCACATACAGGTTCTTTAGCTGGAGCTAACGAAGCTGTGAATGCTGCCTTCACTCAAACTAATACACTTAGAGCGGAAGGGCTAGCAGATTTGTTTAATTTAATAAAACTTTTTTCTGGTGATTATCAAATGGTTGGAAATAAAGTTGCTATAGTTGCGAATGCTGGTGGACCTGGTGTTTTAACTACAGATGCTATTGCTAATTCTTGTTTGGAGTTAGTGAAATTTCAAAAGGCTACAACTGCAAAATTAAAAAAAGAACTTCCTAGCACTGCAAATATTCATAATCCGGTGGATGTTATTGGAGATGCCAGAGCGGACCGTTATGAAGTTGCGATAAAATCAGTCTTGAATGATAAGGGTGTCGATGGTTTAATTACAATTTTAACTCCACAAACTGTAACAGAAATAAACAAGACAGCAGAAGTTATAATTGAGTATTCCAAGAAAACAAAAAAGCCGATTGTGACTAGCTTTATTGGTGGTCAAAAAGTAGATTCTGGTATAAAACTTTTAGAACAAAATAATGTTCCTCATTATTTATATCCTGAGACAGCGGTAAGATCATTAGAAAAATTTTATTTGTATAATAAAAATAATCAAACCAAGCAAAGCTTTGTGAAAATACAAGTCAGTGAAAATAAGAAAAACCAAATTAAGAAAATTTTAAACAAAGCAGACGGTTCAGTTGATTTTCAGGAATGTGAAAAGATATTAAAAGCTTATGATATTCCGGTTATTAATTCTGGTTTGGCTACAAGTTCAGTTGAGGCGGGTAAATTCGCAGAAAAGTTTGGCTACCCGATTGCCATGAAGGTGATTTCAAAAGATATCATTCACAAGTCGGATGCGGGCGGTGTGAAGATTAAACTTCAAGATAAAAAGCAAGTAATGACAGCTTATAATGAAATACTTAAGAACTGCAAAAAATATAAGAAGAATGCTAAGATTGATGGAGTGTTACTTCAACCGATGGTAAAAGGTGGTAAGGAAATTATATTTGGCTTAAAAAGAGATCCACAGTTTGGTCCATTAATAATGTTTGGTTTGGGTGGGGTTTATGTAGAAGTCTTGAAGGATGTTGCTTTTCGGTTAGCGCCATTAAGTAAGCAACAGGCTAAAAAAATGGTACAGGAAATTAAATCCTACAAACTTTTAACGGGTGTTCGAGGTGAGAAGGCTTGTAATATTGATTCAATTGAAAATACAATCCTTAAAATTTCGCAGTTAGCGATTGATTTTTCGGAAATTCAGGAAATGGATATTAATCCAGCTTTTGTTGGTGAAAAAGGATTAAACGTAGTAGATGTTAGAATATTAGTATAA
- a CDS encoding ribonuclease HI family protein, giving the protein MFLKINCDGGARGNPGPSATGYVIKNEKGEIVFSEGKCIGEATNNQAEYKAVVFAMEKAKELGGTELEFNLDSELVVKQLKGEYKVKNQELAQQFLKIYNMQGHFQKVTYRHVYREQNKEADALVNQALDKK; this is encoded by the coding sequence ATGTTTTTAAAAATTAACTGTGACGGTGGCGCTCGTGGTAATCCTGGGCCTTCAGCGACTGGTTATGTTATCAAAAATGAAAAAGGTGAGATTGTGTTTAGTGAGGGAAAGTGTATTGGTGAGGCCACTAATAATCAAGCTGAATACAAGGCTGTGGTTTTTGCCATGGAGAAAGCTAAAGAGCTTGGTGGTACGGAGTTAGAATTTAATTTGGATAGCGAATTAGTTGTTAAACAATTGAAAGGTGAATATAAGGTAAAAAACCAAGAACTTGCACAGCAGTTTTTGAAAATTTATAACATGCAAGGTCACTTTCAAAAAGTTACATATAGACATGTTTATCGTGAACAAAATAAGGAAGCTGATGCTTTAGTAAATCAAGCTCTTGATAAAAAATAA
- the lepA gene encoding elongation factor 4, which translates to MLEKTRNFCIIAHIDHGKSTLADRFLEVTGTVDKRNMKDQILDTMELEQERGITIKLQPAQMEYQGHVLNLIDTPGHVDFNYEVSRSLAAVEGAILLVDAAQGVQAQTLANLYLAIEQDLEIIPVLNKIDLPAADVKRVTQEIVNLVGCRADEVLTCSAKTGEGVEKILELVIEKVPAPKGEADKPLRALTFDSFYDEYKGVVAYVRVFDGEVKKGDKIFMVGTDALGEVLDCGILKPGLVPKDKLNTGEIGYIVTGLKEIEKCRVGDTISRSEDRGKFEILAGYKEVKPMVYAGIFCSEGNEYNELREAIGKLKLNDAALVYEPESSPVLGFGFRCGFLGMLHLEIFQERLRREFDLDLVVTVPSVAYKVILKPGSKFPKMIKREQILSETEYLIKNPNEFPDPTVIDHMQEPIMKVDIICPKDYMGNVMTLVQDSRGEYLTTEFIDETRVILHYRIPLAMLIVDFYDKLKTVSSGYGSMNYEIDKYKSAELVKMDVLVAEEIVDAFGTIVYKDAAFQTGKKIVKSLRESIPRHQFVVKLQAALGGKIIAAERISALRKDVTANLYGGDYSRRQKLLTKQKKGKKRMMEFGKGKVNIPPEAFLSVMKR; encoded by the coding sequence ATGTTAGAAAAAACCCGAAATTTTTGTATAATTGCCCACATTGATCATGGTAAGTCTACTCTGGCTGACCGCTTTTTGGAAGTGACTGGAACGGTCGATAAACGAAACATGAAGGACCAGATTTTGGACACTATGGAACTTGAGCAAGAAAGAGGAATCACTATTAAACTTCAGCCTGCTCAAATGGAGTATCAGGGTCATGTTTTGAATTTAATTGATACTCCTGGACATGTGGATTTCAACTATGAAGTTTCTAGGTCTTTAGCTGCTGTGGAAGGAGCAATTCTTTTGGTTGATGCTGCGCAAGGTGTTCAGGCTCAAACTTTAGCAAATTTATATCTAGCAATTGAACAAGATTTAGAAATTATTCCAGTTTTAAATAAGATTGATTTACCTGCAGCTGACGTAAAACGTGTTACCCAGGAAATAGTTAATCTTGTTGGTTGTCGAGCAGATGAAGTTTTGACTTGTAGTGCGAAAACTGGAGAAGGCGTTGAAAAAATTTTGGAGTTAGTGATTGAAAAAGTCCCAGCCCCAAAAGGTGAGGCAGATAAACCTTTGAGAGCTTTAACCTTTGACTCTTTTTATGATGAATATAAAGGTGTAGTAGCTTATGTTAGAGTTTTTGATGGAGAAGTAAAAAAAGGTGACAAAATTTTCATGGTTGGAACTGATGCTCTGGGTGAAGTTTTGGATTGTGGCATATTGAAGCCAGGTTTAGTTCCCAAAGATAAATTAAATACCGGTGAAATTGGTTATATAGTTACTGGCTTGAAAGAAATTGAAAAATGTCGAGTTGGTGATACTATTTCTAGATCTGAAGACCGAGGTAAGTTTGAAATTCTTGCTGGTTACAAGGAAGTAAAACCCATGGTTTACGCGGGTATTTTTTGTTCTGAAGGTAACGAGTATAATGAACTTCGAGAAGCAATAGGTAAATTGAAATTAAATGACGCAGCCTTGGTTTATGAGCCAGAAAGTTCGCCAGTCCTTGGTTTCGGTTTCCGGTGTGGATTTTTGGGAATGCTTCATTTAGAAATTTTTCAAGAAAGGTTGAGGCGCGAATTTGATTTAGATTTAGTTGTGACTGTTCCTAGCGTAGCTTACAAAGTTATTTTAAAGCCAGGATCCAAGTTTCCAAAGATGATTAAACGTGAACAAATATTATCTGAGACAGAATATTTAATAAAAAACCCAAATGAATTTCCTGATCCAACAGTAATTGATCATATGCAAGAACCGATTATGAAAGTTGATATTATTTGTCCGAAAGATTATATGGGAAATGTAATGACCTTAGTTCAAGACTCGCGTGGTGAATACTTAACTACAGAATTTATAGATGAAACGCGAGTTATTCTTCATTATAGAATCCCTCTGGCAATGTTGATTGTAGATTTTTATGATAAATTAAAAACTGTTAGTTCTGGTTATGGGTCAATGAATTATGAAATTGATAAATATAAATCTGCTGAGTTGGTAAAAATGGATGTTTTGGTTGCTGAAGAAATAGTTGACGCTTTTGGTACAATTGTTTATAAAGATGCAGCTTTCCAAACTGGAAAGAAAATCGTTAAAAGTTTACGGGAATCAATTCCTCGCCACCAGTTTGTAGTTAAACTACAAGCAGCTCTGGGTGGGAAAATAATTGCAGCAGAACGAATTTCAGCGCTACGTAAAGATGTAACTGCGAATTTATATGGTGGTGATTATTCGAGAAGACAGAAACTTTTAACCAAACAGAAAAAAGGCAAAAAGAGAATGATGGAGTTTGGTAAAGGTAAAGTTAATATTCCGCCGGAGGCCTTTTTGTCGGTGATGAAACGTTAA
- a CDS encoding type II toxin-antitoxin system Phd/YefM family antitoxin, translating to MPEQKFVTLQLSEVNIHETRVQIKAKIIEDLGQGLFVDVIDGERRLGFVVNPKYISALDAFSRRRLLGSPLGALDWTTDGFEVFFNIGADCSAFIINDNDGAPLYVYVGARIFFDYVRLYSLFRNCSPDLYSLRVDDLDFVYEEGVGSSNPAEVESFLRNVDENPEFMEKFKKSLLQAELDEFVTRHDSAEVSLPELRTVTATYAHKHLFEIIRNVIENGARYVISRYDKPIAQIVPPEDWVRPEPLTEEDWASIIKEDESGMNYPCAMAECFPEEAKSDGLQMNQDPEWLEKMAKKEDGGIISVGGPVSDIVEKDDVLDTFLMLGGQTADDYLRQAFGVKKYKAFKLSVRKKQLELGRKLSREEFNEIYSSVVVMEDIDSQD from the coding sequence ATGCCAGAACAAAAGTTCGTAACGTTGCAGTTGAGTGAAGTTAATATTCATGAGACTCGAGTTCAAATTAAGGCTAAAATTATTGAAGATCTTGGCCAAGGGCTTTTCGTTGATGTTATTGATGGCGAGCGTCGTCTTGGCTTTGTTGTAAATCCGAAGTATATCTCCGCCCTTGATGCGTTCAGTCGTAGGCGGTTACTTGGTTCTCCACTTGGAGCTCTTGATTGGACAACTGACGGATTTGAGGTTTTCTTTAATATTGGTGCAGACTGTTCCGCATTCATTATCAATGATAATGATGGAGCTCCATTGTATGTTTATGTGGGGGCCAGGATTTTTTTTGATTATGTTCGCCTCTACTCACTCTTCAGAAATTGCTCTCCGGATTTGTATTCACTGCGAGTTGATGATCTGGATTTTGTTTATGAGGAGGGGGTGGGCTCGAGTAATCCCGCTGAGGTAGAGTCATTTCTCAGAAATGTTGATGAAAACCCTGAGTTTATGGAAAAATTCAAGAAATCTTTGCTTCAAGCGGAGCTGGATGAGTTTGTCACTCGTCATGATTCAGCTGAAGTCTCACTGCCGGAGCTCAGAACCGTCACAGCTACTTATGCCCACAAACATTTGTTTGAGATCATTAGGAATGTGATTGAAAATGGCGCAAGATACGTGATTAGTCGGTATGATAAACCGATTGCTCAGATTGTGCCACCTGAGGATTGGGTACGCCCAGAGCCACTCACCGAGGAGGATTGGGCATCGATTATAAAAGAAGATGAATCAGGCATGAATTACCCATGCGCCATGGCTGAATGTTTTCCAGAAGAAGCTAAGTCAGATGGTCTTCAGATGAATCAAGATCCTGAGTGGCTTGAAAAAATGGCAAAAAAAGAAGATGGCGGAATTATTTCCGTTGGTGGTCCTGTTTCTGACATAGTGGAAAAAGACGATGTGCTTGATACATTCCTGATGCTGGGTGGTCAAACTGCTGATGATTATTTACGACAAGCTTTCGGAGTAAAAAAGTATAAAGCATTTAAATTGTCAGTGAGAAAAAAACAGTTGGAATTGGGTCGGAAGTTAAGTAGAGAAGAGTTTAATGAGATTTATTCTTCTGTTGTTGTGATGGAAGATATTGATTCTCAAGATTAG